AACCCAGGAGCACCGGCATCAGGAACGCGTTCACCGACGACGGATAGATATGGGTGAAGAGGCCGGAGAGGGCCGGACACGACCAGCCCACGTGGATCGCCAGGGTCAGGTCGCGCTCCACCAGCGCCTCGTAGAAGGGTAGGAAGGCGGAGTCGTCCAGCAGCCGGTCGCCGATGGTGCCCAGCACCATGACGGCCACCGCGCCGAGCTCATGAGCTTCCTTCACCTGCGCCACCGCCCCTTCGACGTCGTCGAGGTTCACCACCGCCGCCCACTTGAGCCGGTCGTGGGCGCCGATCTGGTCGCCGAGGAAGCGGTTGTAGGCGGTGCTCATGGCGGTCACCAGCGCCGGGTTCGCGGCCAGCGGGTACGCCAGGAACAGGGTCGGATAGAGGACCTGCAACGAGATCCCCTCCTTGTCCATGGCCTCGACCCGTTCCTTGACGCCGTGGATCTCCATGCTCCCGATGGTGTCGGACTTCTTCTGCGCGTGGGGCGTCTTCTTGCCATGGTAGCTCGCCGGCGTGCCGAGGTTGTGGGCGCCGCGCCCGACACGGCGCGGGTACATCTGCTCCTCGATCATCCAGTAGACCATCTTGTCGATGGCCACGACGCGCGGGCGCTGGGCGCGGAACGCCGGATCGAAGTACTTGTCGCTGAACGTGGTTTCGCTTTCCTCGACGTGCCCGTCGGCATCCACCAGATACATGAGTCACCTCCGTGTGTTGTGTCGAACCCTTCGATGACTTGCCCGCGGGCGCGACCCTTTGGATTTAACCCAACCGATGGGGCAGTTCAAGGCTGGAGATGGGCGCGCGCGCCGTGCATTGACAGCGCCGGGAAAAATCTCTAGGGTTCACAACTTTACCTGTGACGCCCCGTATCATCGGGCGAACTCCCGACAACCGACGAGGAGGGAATCATGGTCCGACTCATTGCAAGCTTTCTGACGGCCGCCATGACGCTGGCGGGCGCTGCCACCGTGCTGGCCCAGAACATGCCCACGGTGCGGATATCGTCGTTCGACAAGCCGTCGTTCGGCCATACGACGGCTTCGCTCATCGAAGCCAACGAATTCGACAAGAAGCACGGTGTCGACCTCCAGTGGGTCTTCAAGCAGGGACGCGCGGCCAACACGGACTTCGCCACCGGCAGGGACCAGATCACCATCGCCTCCGCGCTCCTGTCGGAAGCCAACCGCCGGCTCAAGGGGGTGA
The sequence above is drawn from the Deltaproteobacteria bacterium genome and encodes:
- a CDS encoding amidohydrolase family protein, which translates into the protein MYLVDADGHVEESETTFSDKYFDPAFRAQRPRVVAIDKMVYWMIEEQMYPRRVGRGAHNLGTPASYHGKKTPHAQKKSDTIGSMEIHGVKERVEAMDKEGISLQVLYPTLFLAYPLAANPALVTAMSTAYNRFLGDQIGAHDRLKWAAVVNLDDVEGAVAQVKEAHELGAVAVMVLGTIGDRLLDDSAFLPFYEALVERDLTLAIHVGWSCPALSGLFTHIYPSSVNAFLMPVLLGFSSMINSGLLDRFPTMRVGFLEAGCQWVHFMIDRLDHRFGHSGNFLADILPDTVPKAKLAPMDYVRQGNLYLSAEVEDSLLPQVVELVGEGQVVYGSDMPHGDREVLSSDYLKQRRDLSESAKTKILRDNGARLYNLEITDAARKAS